Proteins co-encoded in one Gossypium arboreum isolate Shixiya-1 chromosome 11, ASM2569848v2, whole genome shotgun sequence genomic window:
- the LOC108459636 gene encoding uncharacterized protein LOC108459636: MGGGTMHIDFPKIQFNSSSTTLSAVSSSSSHNLNLSVPSNYASPLRPSSSSSCQNEICKKLEAVDGNENKIGTGSFNNFILGPVPSKPEVENALAALHSYIHGISSSTPEFKWLKPLLDSCHSRGLLCQGLGRVYDGLTLLLTEPSVKRLVVSISSDKAVWDAIKNNELVRKLLDLPLPAVENGRPGNSSGEAEPDNDILQWILDFAKAKVTELVLKFQSLLNEVFRSGKREKPNEETRGQLEEEIRSSLILSIVILLIVIVARVQTV, translated from the exons ATGGGAGGAGGAACCATGCACATCGACTTTCCAAAGATTCAGTTCAATTCTTCTTCCACTACTCTCTCTGCtgtttcttcttcctcttcaCATAACCTTAACCTTTCAGTCCCATCCAATTATGCTTCTCCACTTAGAccttcttcctcttcttcctgTCAAAATGAAATTTGCAAAAAACTAGAAGCTGTAgatggaaatgaaaataaaataggaACTGGGTCcttcaataattttattttgggacCAGTTCCATCCAAACCAGAAGTTGAAAATGCTTTGGCTGCTCTCCACAG TTACATACATGGGATTTCTTCATCTACACCAGAATTTAAATGGTTGAAGCCTCTTTTGGACAGCTGTCACTCGAGAGGGTTGCTATGTCAAGGTCTTGGTAGAGTTTACGATGGCTTAACTTTGCTCCTCACTGAGCCATCTGTCAAG AGGCTGGTCGTTTCAATATCATCTGATAAAGCTGTTTGGGATGCTATAAAGAACAACGAGTTGGTTCGGAAGCTCCTTGACTTGCCTCTCCCTGCAG TTGAAAATGGAAGGCCTGGGAATTCTAGCGGTGAAGCAGAGCCAGACAATGACATCTTGCAGTGGATATTGGACTTTGCAAAAGCTAAAGTCACAGAGCTCGTATTGAAATTCCAATCACTTCTGAATGAGGTGTTCCGAAGTGGTAAGAGAgaaaaacctaatgaagaaaCCAGAGGTCAGTTGGAGGAAGAAATCAGATCTTCCTTGATTCTCTCAATTGTAATACTGTTGATCGTGATTGTAGCTCGGGTTCAAACAGTTTGA
- the LOC108460005 gene encoding cell number regulator 6-like produces the protein MDESKGPSHYVRLTKEKEPLEEITPGELNQPVQVPQLVVHRCLECGQPLPESYEPPADEDWTTGVFGCFEDTESCVTGLFCPCLLFGQNVETLRDDITRNDACFCHALCVEGGMVIAATTLFFHGIDPQTSFLIGETLVFAWWLCGIYNGLFRQSLQKKYHLKNSPCHPCLVHCCLHWCALCQEHRELKNHLSDNVDMQMTLLKPPPVQVMTSDGQKQEEPAPALPPSTVPDGNDEQPKLEKTPI, from the exons ATGGATGAAAGCAAGGGACCATCACATTACGTAAGGCTTACAAAGGAAAAAGAGCCTCTTGAAGAGATCACCCCTGGAGAACTCAATCAACCCGTTCAAGTTCCTCAG tTAGTTGTACATAGATGCCTTGAATGTGGGCAACCTCTACCTGAAAGCTATGAGCCACCTGCTGATGAAGACTGGACAACTGGAGTTTTCGGCTGTTTTGAAGATACTGAGAGCT GCGTGACGGGTCTGTTTTGTCCATGTTTGTTGTTCGGGCAAAATGTTGAAACCTTGAGAGACGATATAACAAGGAATGATGCATGCTTTTGTCATGCTTTATGTGTAGAAGGCGGGATGGTGATTGCAGCAACCACCTTATTCTTCCACGGCATTGACCCTCAAACATCATTTCTCATTGGTGAGACCCTGGTTTTTGCTTGGTGGTTGTGCGGCATCTACAATGGGTTGTTTCGACAATCCCTGCAGAAGAAATATCATCTCAAG AATTCGCCATGTCATCCCTGCTTGGTCCACTGCTGCTTGCATTGGTGTGCCTTGTGTCAAGAGCACAGGGAATTGAAGAACCATTTATCTGATAACGTCGATATGCAAATGACCCTTCTTAAGCCACCGCCGGTTCAAGTAATGACCTCTGATGGGCAGAAACAGGAGGAGCCTGCACCAGCCTTACCTCCATCTACGGTACCTGACGGAAATGATGAACAACCAAAATTGGAGAAAACACCAATATAG